The sequence TGCATGACATTTTCTGCTAAAAATAAATGTATTTGATTCGTATCTTTACTCGGTTTATCGTATAGGGTGGCAATTTTTTGAATTTGATGGGCAATATAACCTGTTTCTTCTTGTAATTCTCTAATTGCGGCTGATTCTGCGCTTTCTTGGGCTGGATCGAAACTGCCAGCGGGAAGTTCTATAAAAAAGTCTCCTATGGCATGTCTATATTGTCGAACAAAGACTATTTCTTTTTGAGCAGTAATTGGTAAAATTAATGCTACTTCTGGTTTAATGCTGACGAAAAAATCATCAATTATTTTGCCATTGGGTAATTCGATTTCGTCTTGTCTGACGTTGCACCAAGGATGTTCTAGCGCCATTTTTGAGGTTAATATTTTC is a genomic window of Fortiea contorta PCC 7126 containing:
- a CDS encoding NUDIX hydrolase, yielding MTSTNSSKYNLKKWKILTSKMALEHPWCNVRQDEIELPNGKIIDDFFVSIKPEVALILPITAQKEIVFVRQYRHAIGDFFIELPAGSFDPAQESAESAAIRELQEETGYIAHQIQKIATLYDKPSKDTNQIHLFLAENVMQTGQQNFDITEEIEVILIPVESVFEKITQGEISVAGTIAALFLGLKFIHDSSSL